The stretch of DNA ACGTGCTCGGCCACGGTGCCGAGGGCGCCCGTGAGGCCGAGGCGTCGGGCGATGACCGCCGCGATCTCGATGGGCGCGGCGGTCACGAGCCAGACCCGCTGCCCGGCGTCGAGGTGCTGCTGGGCCAGCGCGCGGGTGCCGGGCCAGATCTTGTGTGCCATGTGCTCGTCGAAGATCTGCTCGCCGATCTCCTCCAGCTCGGACACGTCGTGGCCCGCGATGAACGCGAGCGCCGAGGAGCGGGCCTTCGCGATGTGCTCCGGGTCCTCGACGCCGGCCAGGCGGAAGTAGACCTGCTGCCACGCGGCCTTGACGATGTCGCCCGTGGTGAAGAAGTCGCGCTGGTGCAGCCCGCGCGCGAAGTGGTAGATCGACGCGCCCTGCATGATCGTGTTGTCGACGTCGAAGAACGCCGCGGCGTCGGGGTCGGGATCGGGGGCGAGCCAGTGCTCGACCTCGCTCGCGGCCGCCGCAGCCTGGCCGGCGAGCACCGACCGCGACCGCAGGTTCGGCCCCGGCCGGGGGACCCGCTGGCTGGACATGACCCGAACCTATCGGGTTCCCCGTCCCTTCCCCGCGTTTTGCGGACCTGATGACGGAATCCGGCGCCGAAACCGGCGCAAGGTCCACGAAACGGGGGGACCGGAAGGGGGTGGGAGAGGGGCGCGGCGGGCTGGCCCTCTGTGGTTGACTCGCGTCGTGACCTCCTCGAACGTGTCCGCGCTGGTCAGCGCCGCCGCGCGACGCTCGCCCGAGGCCGTGGCCCTCGTCGAGCACCGCGGCGGACGGCAGGAGCGGACGTGGGCACAGCTCGACGCCGACGTCGACGCCGCGTCCCGCGCGCTGAGCGGCGTCGGCCTGCGCGCCGGGCACCGCGTCGCGCTCGTGATGGCCAACCGGATCGACCTCGCCGTCGCCTACTTCGGGATCCTGCGCGGCGGGATGGTCGCCGTCCCGGTCAACCCGCGCTCGACCGAGCGCGAGATCGGCCGCATGCTGGCCGACTCCGGCGCGCGGGTCGTGCTGTGCGACGAGAGCGCCGTGGAGCAGGTGCGTGCCGCGGTGGCCGACCTCGACGTCCTCGTCGTCGTCGACGGCACCTCGCCACGCGAGGGCGAGGTCGCGTTCGACCGTCTCCTGCGCGACGCCCCCGACGTGGAGCCGGCCGCGCCCCGCGACGAGGAGGCGCCGGCGGTCGTGCTCTACACGTCGGGCACGAGCGGCAAGCCGCGGGGCGCGATCCTGACGCACCGTGCCCTGCTCGCCAACATCGAGCAGACCGCAGCGGTCGAGCCGCCGATCGTCACGCCCGACGACGTCGTGCTCGGGCTGCTGCCCATGTTCCACATCTACGGGCTGAACGCCGTGCTCGGCCAAGCTGTGCGGCAGGGCGCGCGGGTCGTCATGGTCGACGGCTTCGACCCGGCCGGCCTGTTGCGCACGATCCGCGACGAGGGGGTCACGAACGTGGCCCTCGCCCCGCCGGTGGTCGCCGCGTGGGCGGGCCGCGCCGACCTGCGCGAGCACCTCGCCGGCGTCAAGCACGTGCTGAGCGGTGCCTCCACGCTCGACCCCGAGCTCGCCGCGGAGTTCGCGGCGTCGTCGGGGCACGTCGTCGAGCAGGGCTACGGGCTCACCGAGACCGCCCCCGTCATCACCGCGACGCTCGCGTCGGGCCGCCCGGACGGCGTGCCCCCGCGGCCCGGCTCCGTCGGACGTCCGCTGCCGGGCGTCGAGCTGCGCCTCGTCGACACCAGCGGGCAGGACGCCGAGCCCGGTGACCCGGCCGAGGTGTGGGTGCGCGGACGCAACCTCTTCTCCGGCTACTGGCCCGACGGGTCCGACGGTCCGCGCGACGACGGCTGGTACCCGACGGGCGACATCGGCTACCTCGACGACACCGGCGACCTCACGCTGGTCGACCGGGTCCGTGAGCTCGTGATCGTGTCGGGTTTCAACGTCTACCCGGCCGAGGTCGAGCTCGTGGTCGCCGAGCTCGACGACGTCGCCGAGGTGGCGGTCGTCGGTCTCCCGGACGAGCAGACCGGCGAGGCGGTCGTGGCGTTCGTCGTCGCCGGGGACGGTGCAGCCACGGACGGTCTCGAGGCCCGGGTGCTGGAGCACTGCTCCACGCGACTGGCCCGGTTCAAGCAGCCGCGCCAGGTCGTCGTGGTCGAGGGGCTGCCGCACTCCGCCACCGGCAAGGTCGCCAAGGGTCGGCTGCGGGCGCTGGCGCGCAGCCAGGACCTCGGCCTCCAGGCCCGATGAGCCTGTTCCGTCGCCGCGCCGGGGCGTCCGACGACGTGCCGTCGGCCCCCGGTTCCGCCGGGCACGCCCCTGCCGTGCCGCACGCTCACGACGCCCGGGTGGTCGTGTACAGCCGCGCCGGCTGCCACCTGTGCGAGGCGGCCGAGGCGGAGGTCGAGCGGGTCTGCGCCGAGCAGGGCAGCGACTGGGCACGGGTCGACGTCGACACCGACCCCGAGCTCGTGCGCCTCTTCCACGCGATGGTGCCGGTGGTGTTCGTCGACGGCCGTCAGCACGACTTCTTCCGCGTGACGCCGGGCCGGCTGGTCGCGGCACTCGACCGCCCTGCACGCTGAGCACGAGCGAGTGGGGCGACGGTGAGGAGCGGCGTCGCCCTACCACGGCCCGTGTGAGGAATCCCACCCACCCCCGTCGTCGATTTTGTTCCGTCGTTCACAAGCTCGTAAACTGATCCGTGCGCTGCCCGCCCACGTCGGGTGAATCCTTTGCGGCGCGATGGAGCACCGTGACCCTTCTGCGCGAGACCCCGACCGGGACCCCCGATCCCGCGGCGGCATCGGCGACCCGCGACGTCCCTGACGCGACGCTCGCCCGCCTGCCGCTGTACCTGCGGGTGCTGCAGACGTTCGCCGACGCGGGTGCCGCGACCTGCTCGTCGGTCGAGCTGGCCGAGGCCGCGGGCGTGAACCCCGCGAAGGTGCGCAAGGACCTCTCCCACCTCGGCTCCTACGGCACCCGCGGAGTCGGCTACGACGTCGAGTACCTGCAGTACCAGATCGCGCGGGGCCTCGGGCAGACGCAGACGTGGGACGTCGTCATCGTCGGCGCCGGCAACCTCGGCTCGGCCCTCTCGACCTACGGCGGCTTCGCGCCGCGCGGCATCCGCGTGGCGGCCGTCCTCGACACCGACCCGTCCCGCGTGGGCAGCACGGTCGGCGACGTCGAGGTGCGTCCGCTCGACGTGCTCGACGCCGTCGTCGCGGAGCACGCCATCGCGATCGCCGTGGTCGCGGTGCCCGGCGAGGCCGCGCAGGAGGTCGCCGACCGGCTCGTCGCCGCCGGTGTCACGAGCATCCTCAACTTCGCACCTGCCGTGCTGCAGGTGCCGCCCCACGTGCAGGTGCGCAAGGTCGACCTCTCGGTCGAGCTGCAGATCCTCGCGTACCACGAGCAGCGGAAGGCGGAGACGGCATGAGCGAGCGCCAGCTGGGGGCACCTCCCGCTTGCGGGGGCGCGAACGATGGGCACCTCGTGCCGGCACGTCCGTACCGTGCTCTTCCCACGGAGGTGTCGGCATGAGCGTGTTGGTGGTGGGCATGTCCCACCGGTCGGCCCCGATCGACGTGCTGGAGCGCGCGTCGCTCGACACCGACGCGGCGGTCAAGCTCGCGCACCGGGCGCTGGAGACCGCGTCGGTCACGGAGGCCGCCGTCATCTCCACGTGCAACCGGGTCGAGGTGTACGTGGAGGCCGACCGGTTCCACAACGCCCTGGAGGACGTCTCGCACCTGCTGGCTGAGCACGCGGGCCTCGGGCGCGAGGACCTCGTGTCGCACGCGTACGTGCACTACGACGACTCCGCGGTCGCGCACCTGTTCTCGGTGGCGGCGGGCATGGACTCGATGATCCTCGGCGAGAGCCAGATCTTGGGCCAGGTACGTCAGGCGCTGCACACGGGCCAGGCGGAGTCGACGGTCGGCTCGGCGCTGAACGCGCTGTTCCAGCAGGCGTTGCGGATCGGCAAGCGGGGGCACGCGGAGACCGGGATCGACCGGCTGGCGCCGTCGACGGTGACGGCCGGCCTCGACGCCGTGGGCGACGTGGTGCTCGAGCCCGACACCCGGTTCCTGGTGGCGGGTGCGGGCACGATGGCCAGCCTCGCCGTCCGCACGCTCGTGGAGCGTGGTGTCGAGCCGCGTCGGATCATGGTCGCGAACCGCACGTTCCAGCGCGCCTACGAGCTGGTCGCCACGTTCGGGGTGAGCGCCGTCCGTTGGGAGGCGCTCGACGTCGAGCTGGCGGCCGCCGACGTCGTCATCAGCTGTACCGGCGCGGCCGGGTCGGTCTTCGAGACCGACCGGGTGGCCGCTGCCCTCGCCCGCGGCGGTCGCCGGTCCGAGGAGATGGTGTTCGTCGACCTGGCGCTGCCGCGCGACGTCGCCCCTGGCGTGGGCGAGCTCGACGGGGTGACCGTCATCGACCTGGTCACGCTCGCCGCGCGCTCGGAGAACGCCGAGCTGGCCGGCGACGTGGAGCAGGTGCGGGCGATCGTCGCCGACGAGGTGCGCAGCTTCCTGGCCGCCAAGGCCCAGTCGCGCGTGACGCCGACCGTGAAG from Aeromicrobium erythreum encodes:
- a CDS encoding HAD family hydrolase, whose translation is MSSQRVPRPGPNLRSRSVLAGQAAAAASEVEHWLAPDPDPDAAAFFDVDNTIMQGASIYHFARGLHQRDFFTTGDIVKAAWQQVYFRLAGVEDPEHIAKARSSALAFIAGHDVSELEEIGEQIFDEHMAHKIWPGTRALAQQHLDAGQRVWLVTAAPIEIAAVIARRLGLTGALGTVAEHVDGTYTGELVGELLHGEGKAVAVRAIAEREGLDLERCYAYSDSSNDLPMLSLVGHPCAINPDPRLRAHAKAQGWDVRDYRTGRKVALAGTRAAGVAVAGAAAWQAVRTLRRSR
- a CDS encoding AMP-binding protein; this translates as MTSSNVSALVSAAARRSPEAVALVEHRGGRQERTWAQLDADVDAASRALSGVGLRAGHRVALVMANRIDLAVAYFGILRGGMVAVPVNPRSTEREIGRMLADSGARVVLCDESAVEQVRAAVADLDVLVVVDGTSPREGEVAFDRLLRDAPDVEPAAPRDEEAPAVVLYTSGTSGKPRGAILTHRALLANIEQTAAVEPPIVTPDDVVLGLLPMFHIYGLNAVLGQAVRQGARVVMVDGFDPAGLLRTIRDEGVTNVALAPPVVAAWAGRADLREHLAGVKHVLSGASTLDPELAAEFAASSGHVVEQGYGLTETAPVITATLASGRPDGVPPRPGSVGRPLPGVELRLVDTSGQDAEPGDPAEVWVRGRNLFSGYWPDGSDGPRDDGWYPTGDIGYLDDTGDLTLVDRVRELVIVSGFNVYPAEVELVVAELDDVAEVAVVGLPDEQTGEAVVAFVVAGDGAATDGLEARVLEHCSTRLARFKQPRQVVVVEGLPHSATGKVAKGRLRALARSQDLGLQAR
- a CDS encoding glutamyl-tRNA reductase; translation: MSVLVVGMSHRSAPIDVLERASLDTDAAVKLAHRALETASVTEAAVISTCNRVEVYVEADRFHNALEDVSHLLAEHAGLGREDLVSHAYVHYDDSAVAHLFSVAAGMDSMILGESQILGQVRQALHTGQAESTVGSALNALFQQALRIGKRGHAETGIDRLAPSTVTAGLDAVGDVVLEPDTRFLVAGAGTMASLAVRTLVERGVEPRRIMVANRTFQRAYELVATFGVSAVRWEALDVELAAADVVISCTGAAGSVFETDRVAAALARGGRRSEEMVFVDLALPRDVAPGVGELDGVTVIDLVTLAARSENAELAGDVEQVRAIVADEVRSFLAAKAQSRVTPTVKALRSMATEVVEAETARLLGRLDGLAPEQVEQVRIALKRVADKLIHAPTVRVQQLVDGPAGLTYADALSDLFALDPATVDAVTQVKGGKG
- a CDS encoding glutaredoxin family protein; its protein translation is MSLFRRRAGASDDVPSAPGSAGHAPAVPHAHDARVVVYSRAGCHLCEAAEAEVERVCAEQGSDWARVDVDTDPELVRLFHAMVPVVFVDGRQHDFFRVTPGRLVAALDRPAR
- a CDS encoding redox-sensing transcriptional repressor Rex, coding for MTLLRETPTGTPDPAAASATRDVPDATLARLPLYLRVLQTFADAGAATCSSVELAEAAGVNPAKVRKDLSHLGSYGTRGVGYDVEYLQYQIARGLGQTQTWDVVIVGAGNLGSALSTYGGFAPRGIRVAAVLDTDPSRVGSTVGDVEVRPLDVLDAVVAEHAIAIAVVAVPGEAAQEVADRLVAAGVTSILNFAPAVLQVPPHVQVRKVDLSVELQILAYHEQRKAETA